The Photobacterium sp. TY1-4 DNA window ATGCGCCGTAAATACTAAATAACCCGGGTAACACCAGGCCGGTCAGCGTATTGAGCAACCCCATTTTCTGCACGATTAAGAACTGAGGGATCAGAAAAATCTGTCCGGGCACCATCAGGATCGAGACACAAATTAAAAAGATGGCATCCCGCCCGGGAAATCGGAGACGGGCAAACCCGTAAGCCGCCATCGCCGCAATCAGGGTTTGCAACAACACAATGGCCAAAGTGACGAGCACCGAGTTGATATAAAATTGTACAAAAGGCAATTCGGCGATAATTTTCTCATAGGCTGAAAGCTGCCAGGCTTGCGGAAAGACCTGCGGCGGAATACTTAGCGCTTCACTTTGCGTCTTCACCGACGTCAGAATCATCCAGATGAATGGCAAAATCGTCGCAACCGTCGCCAGCAGCATAAATCCATAGACCAGTAGCTTCCCGCCGCTTATCCTGGACTGAATCGATTTGGCGCCGTGCCGTGTCGATAGTGTCGTTGATGTCATAATATTGAAATCCTTAGTGATTCAACCGTTTTCCAAGTCCAATTTGGCACAGAGTGATCGCCATCGTGATCAGGAACAAAACGACCGCGATCGCCGACGCATAGCCTTTTTCCTGATAAACAAACGCGTATTTATAAAACAGGTACACAATCGTCATCGTCTGCTCTTCCACCATCGAACCTTCACCAAATAACAGGTAGATCACATCGAACGTCTGCAATATTTCAATAAAGGCAATAATCGAGACAAAAAATAAGGTCGGGACCATCATGGGCAATGTGATGGAAAAGAAACGCCTGATCGGGCCTGCGCAGTCGATCGCTGCGGCTTCATATAATTGCGGCGATATT harbors:
- a CDS encoding carbohydrate ABC transporter permease, with amino-acid sequence MTSTTLSTRHGAKSIQSRISGGKLLVYGFMLLATVATILPFIWMILTSVKTQSEALSIPPQVFPQAWQLSAYEKIIAELPFVQFYINSVLVTLAIVLLQTLIAAMAAYGFARLRFPGRDAIFLICVSILMVPGQIFLIPQFLIVQKMGLLNTLTGLVLPGLFSIYGAFLLRQFFITVPKEIEEAAIVDGLNHFQIFYKIMLPLIRPGIIACVIINGLWSWNNLMWPLIVNTSFDKMTLPVGLASLSSRAGVEYPMLMAGALMAIVPMLLLYMVFQKQFIEGAASAGVKG